AAGCCACCACAgtgctgggtctcacccaaggcctgttGTAACCagtccctggctactgcctatgtttgctgAAGGCCCAAGGGATTTACAATCAGCAGGTAGCAAAGATAGTTACGCCTGTGTCCTTCTGTTAGAGCAGTGAGGTCCCACAGTGGGACTTCTGGTCCCCCAGTCTCCGTGTGGTTCCAGAAGTGCTGTGCAGGAATCAAGGGCtacagtcaaaaaccttagaaatgtACCTGGTATTCTACTGGattgcagctgagctggcactcacaCCACCCAACAaatccttcccactcttctcttccttgtccaaaggcagaggagcctgaCCTCatagccaccaccaccccaggccaCATGGAGTACTGCTAGACTCCCATCTATATTCCCTTAAAGCCTAAAGTCTCTTAAGTCatcttgtggtgaatgctgcctggcctgggacacACCATTCATGTTATGGGCTCTCAATTGGCCCAGGGCGGGTCCAGAACATACCACCCAAGAGTCAAGTCCCAGAATCACAAACCACAATAGTCCACTTGGTGCTCCACTCCACTGTGGTTGTGCTGGCACCTAACGTGCAAGGCAAAGTCTCCTTTACTTTTCCTTCCACTTATCTCAAACAGGAGGTGTCTCTctccatagccaccacagctgggaatgtccCAAGTCTcatctgaagccagcaagtctcagaggctcacccaaggctCTCGATGTAGTACCTGGCTATCAATGCTGGTTATTTGGGGCCCAAGGTCTCTTCAGATGGCAGGTGTTGAATGCTGCCAGCACTGGGTCCTTTCTTTGAAAGCACTGGGTTGCCTTCTGGCCCAGGGTCCATCCAGAAATGCCGTATGGGAGCTAGGGATTGAAATGGAGGCCTCCTGACTCTGATCATTGCCCTAtcttgctgtggctgagctggtattcaaGATGCATGATGAAATCCTCCCcactcttcttccctctcctctcctcaagtggaagaaTGGGGTCTCCTTGGGAATCTCAAGCTGTACAGCCTGGGATTAGGGGAGGGGTAATGCCAACATTCCCCTTGGCCGCCCCAGCTTGTGTCTCAGTAGGTCACCTGACCCCGTAATCCAGTGCCTCTGGGCCTAGTTCTGCAATACCCCTAGACTATGAGGGGCAGTCCTTGTGgcttagactgcctttcaagtttacttggagacacAGAGCATTGTAGTCCTTGGTGGCAAGCTTTGCGGGCACTCAAGTCAGGTCTGCTGTGATCAGAGATTCCCCTGTGGCACTAGACCTCGCCTATGAGTTGCAGttcttatggcctagactgccaTTTAAGTTTACTTGGGGGATATGGAGCATTGTAGCCCTTGGTATCGAGGTTCGTAGGCACTCAAATCACGACTGCTAGGATCGGTGATTCCCCtgtggctagggctggtttaaatgctccctctatggacgggcatcagctgagtttggtctgggttttctttctgctctaacaggatagcactgagttcagtgcctcaaaattgctgtgttctccctcccgCAGCACCCAGAGAGGCTTTCAGCACCATGCCTCCACTGCCAGGGTTTGGGGATCCGTAGTGTCTGATTCACGACTCTTTTTTCTACCTTTACAGtacctctttcagcaatatgagGTTGAAACCAGGTTAAAGAGTTATCACCTGACTGTTGGTTCTTCTGAAGGTGTTTTTTGATGTGGagatagttgttaacttggtgtcctgGTGTGAGATGGGGAAGAGAGAACGATCCGTGAAACCTTCTATTCCAACATTTATCTCCACACACTTCTCACtgtgtgtgtttcatttgtttgttcattttgctttgttttgtttttttgagatggggtctcactctatcacccaggttggagtgcagtggcacatctcagctcactgcaaccttcatctcccaggctcaagccatccacctacctcagcctctcaggtatctgtaccacaggcatacaccaacacactcagctaatttttttttatttttaatagagaccaggtttcaccatgttgcccaggctggtccctaactcctgagctcaggtgatccatccacctcagcctgcaaaagtgctaggattacaggcatcagccaacATGCCAGGCCTCATTGCGTGTTTTGAATTCAGTGGCCCAGCAACATCTGACCTCAGTCTCTGCTTCTACAATAAACACTGGTTTGTTAAACAACATGGGGCTTCTTAAAGGCTCCATATCCTAGATTTTTATCCTGAGGAAAGAAAAACGAGAAACCTGGGGAGTTACCTCCCAACTACAATTTGTGCTGAGTTCAAAAATCTGTTCCCCCTTCCCCTAATGCTTTCTGTGTTGAGTCCACACTTGTGACATCATCAGAAAACTGAAGACACTGAGGATGAGGACCAGCTCATTCAAGGGAATTTCTGTCCGGCACACAGCAGGGCTCAAAAAAGGTAGTGAAAATATGAAAGATGAGTCCAGCAGTGACTCTCACTCCCTGTCACTGGAGTAGTGGGTGTGATGGGACATGGTGGGGGGCCTGAGGGATGGCACAGGGAAAGTGCAATGACTTTAAAGTGAGGGTCAGGCACCAAGGGCCACAGAGAGTGCACAAGTGAGGGGAGGAAGCTTCAGTTGCCCCAGGGAGGGGATCTGGGGCCTGCCTGTCAATACAGCTGTTGAGGTCACCTTGCTGGCTTGTCCTTGGGTCTGTTTCTGTGACCCCAGGCTACTACAGAACTCCTGGAAAGAAAACAATTGCCCCTCACCTTGGTGGCAAGAAGGGACGGGAGAGGGCAGGGATAGTCCAACTTCTCTCTTCAAATTCATTCTCAGGTCAGCCTCTCATCCCCTGATGTTCAGGAACGCACCTGCCTCTTCCTGCCACTGCTCCCCAAGGTCATACAAATCTAGGGAACGGGCATCTTCAGGAGTGAAAGTGTAAAAACTCTGATATCCACTTGTGTAAGTcactccattcctccctcccagCAGCTTGGGGGTTCCCATCCCCATTTCCCTCTGTCCCCTTTCCTTGCCTCTAAGATCAGACTTCCCCGTTGGGATCTTGTTCTCCTTCTAGCAGAGAATTCCAATATTAGGAGGAGATCTAATCCTGCTCGCTCTTTTCTGCCTTTGACTTATAGTCCTAGAGATGCTGACAGTGACCTGGTTTTCTGGATGGAGTGATTCTAGGTACTGAGCAAAGGAGGGAACGCAGGCTCAGAGAGGGATTGCAATCTCGTGTGTCTGGTATCCAAGAGGAGCTTCATAAGAACATTCAAATCACTGCACATGGGTGAAACTATCAACTTTTCAACATCAAAAGAGTCAAAGGAAGTCCATGCTTTCCAGATAAATAGAAAACTTGTTTATTTGCCCTCTGTACAGATCCCTACTGAGACCACCACCTCTCAGCCACTGCTGCTGGGATGACTACTGAGGCCTAAAGGGCTGCATAATGGTTGCGCTCCAGGTTCCAACACCCCATGTACAGGGATCTTCAACGAAGGGGTGCTCTCATGTCCCCCAGGCCATTTCCACCCCGTGGCCCAGACTGGCCCAGAATTAACACACAGCCTGATAAGGAAGCAGGAGGTAATGGCATAGGCTGAGGCTCCTTCCACCTGCTCACACCCACCCCAGTTGTTGCCTAAGGATGGCACAAGAGACTTGTACATTGGAGTGGACACCCAAGGTGACAATGCACCCAGGAGCCTTACTTGGTCCCTGCTTCTCAGCTGCATAACTTGAACTTTCCTACCAACATCTCTAGAGAGCAGAATTATCTCCTAGAAGAATCATGGCCAGGAGGTAATGAAGGAGGTGAGATCGGTGCCCTACTGACCTgacatctccctccctccacttTATTTCTCTCCCAAGGATACACCACCCCTCATAGCACACCCCAAATCCATGCAACCATGCACCCGAGGCTTGGCTTCATAGAGCCTTGGCTGGGCTTGCAGAATCCCAGTAGATAATGGCATCCACCAGGAAGGTGGGCATGTAGCTCATGGGGAGGTAGAGAAGCTTAGCATCCCAGCCGGCTGAGTAGTGAGTGCGGGGGTGGCAGGCAATCAGCGCATGCTCCATGCAGTTGGTCACCAAGGAGAGATCCTGTGTGCACTTCTGTTCCAATTGTTCAGCAAATTTCTTATCTGTTAAACATGAGAAATGATCCATTTATATTTCCACCTGTAACCGCTCCTGCTTTGGATTCAACTTAGAGTGGAAAGGGTCTAAAAACTCATGCCACCCCACAACCCCCAGTCAAGCAATGCCCCAAGTCTCTTTTATCCAAATTCCCTGAGTTGGAGCCCATCCATGGGAAAGTAACAAGTGTTCCACACTAAGTCATGTTTGTCTCTCTTCGGGAATATCTGAACTGCATAAATGATGGTCTCCACCCACAGTAGAAGTCTCAACACATAAAAACGAGCTGTCTCTCATGCCAGCTTGTTATCAGTCACCAATGTCTTCCCTTTCTGGCTTCACTTTGCTCCTCAATAATGATGGGTTCAGATAGACACTGGTCCCAAGTTCTGAGAAGCCTGGACACTTGCTTTTATGACCAGTTGACCACACAGCACCCATCATGGAAATGGGGCTAAAGGTCTCCACTTTGTGGGGAAGGGAGAGCCTGGAGATCAAACTCTAATGCCCTTCAGACACCAACGGTAGACCAGGGATTCCACACGAGGGTTTGCTTCTCTCCCTACTGTCCACAGTTTACTCACAGACTGCAAGAATCTTCTCGCTGCAGACCTCCTTGACTTCTGGACTGGACTGGTCCCAAATCTCCAGGAAGCTCTTTAAGAATCTCTCCTTACTGGTCAAAGCAGTCTTGAAATAGCCAGGCTCAATCATAGCCACCTTCACCCCAAAGTAGGAGAGTTCCCTCCTGcaagaaagagaagcagaggggAAAGACTTCAGGGGTTATGGAAGGtaaaacacaaacaataaaagtaaaactatGACAGCACAACATATGAGGACAACGGGTGAGATAGAAAGCTTGGAATATTTAATTTCCAGCAATCAAGGGGtcataatgatgatggtggtgctgCCTTTGTATGGGGGTTCGATATTTCACATACCTGAGCTTACTAGCTCTAAATCCTACCAATTCCAAAGCAAGGCAGCACCTTAGTGCTGTCTCCTCCTATGTCCTTCACATACAATGGATCACCAGAATTCCCACATTTTGCCTCCTCTCCAGTCCTCagtcccctccctcctcttcctgcccCAGGAATCTCTCTGGCCTCTGAGCTGGGTGATGGCAGCTGTCCTCTAAGAAACATCTGTCTTCAGTCTGGCTCCCCACTTTCAGCCACTGGACTTCCTGCAGTCAGTGGGTGTCTAGAAGCTGATTAGACCAAGGAGCAAATCCCTTTTTTGGGAGGTTCCACTCCCAACAGCATAAAGCACAGCTCCTGTTCAGGACCCACAGGCCATCAAGGAGCCCACCTATGCCCACCTGCCCAGCATcccccaccaggcctggccttgaCCTTCACCACAAGAGGACTCTGCAGTACATGCAGGTCACTAATGCTCACCCTGGGCCTGGGCTGATGGCATTCCTTCATCCAGGATCCCTTCACAGCCTTCCTTACCAGGCTGCCAGGTGGAGTTCTCAATCCCCAGCTCAGACAGAATCTCCACGACTCTCCCCAACTCAGGTGGGTACCATGGCCAGCAAGGTTGACTTGGTAACCAACCTTATAAGCGTTGGCAGTTGATTCTATATCTCTTGTCCCTCTCTCAGGTATCAAGTTTCAGGTCACAGACAAAACCTTGTTGTTGATTAAGGACGAATTTTTGTCCACTTAGACGAGGGCTTAAAGCGTCTGTTGTGTGGACTCAGATGCTCTACCCATTGTCAAAGGGGCTCTGGACATGAATTCTGCTGGGAAAGACCATCTTCTGCATGCTGTCTTTGGGCTCCAGAGAGCCACGAAGGAATGGCCTCAGTGCTTGAAGCATTTCTCTCCCTAGAGAGGAAGAGCCCCAAAGCCAGGCACCCATCTCCTGGTGTGGAAATATCTTTCCCTGTTTCTGACTCAGTGAGTGCTCCTGCATCTGCATGAGCATGTGTGTCTCTGTGGCACTAAGGCATGCCCCAGCTTTACAAGTATTTCAGATTCCAGGTAGGAGGGGTCGGGGTCCATCTACTACAGCAAGAGAGGCGTGTGAGCAAGCCACATGCCCATTGTCAGCTGCCGGGAAAGCCTCCCTGGCCAGGGGACCAACACACACTGTTGTACTGATCTTTCTCTGCTCCTTCTCTAGGGTGCAAAGCATTCTTCCATCCAGTGCTGACTGCCTGGCCTGCCTTTGTGGCTCCAATACCAAGGTGCAATGGGAAGAAGTGTTTAGGGTCCTTCCCTGGGATTAGTCATTGATACACAGTATTCCCCATCCTGGGCTTGGGCACCTCAGTACTGTGTTCCTCTTGGCAGGATCAGAAGCCAAAGGTCCAGGTCCAATTCTGCCTCTGGCAGTTTCTGACCAGGAGATCCATCCAGGGAAGAGGTATCATTCAAGAAACTCTCTGACCTGAGGCCCCTCCTGCCACCCAGCACTCAGGAAGGTGCTTCCCAGTGAATGGCCAGCCCAATCCAGAAAGCGGAAGATGAGGGTGCCGCACATGAAGACAGAGAGGGATCTCATGAAAGGGCATTACAGGCTGGGATTCAAGGAACTCCCTGGAAAAGACTTCCCCACAAACACAGGAGCAGGAAGACTAGGGCGGGCCCCGTCCCAGACCCATACCTGAGGGAGTCGGAGAAGGCTTCCATGCCGTACTTGGAGATGCAATAGCCTCCACCAAAAAGTGACACCTGGCCCGTGATGCTGGAGACGTTGACCACACGGCCCCTGGCCTTCCTCACTAAGGGCAGCAGGCTCAGAGTCACGTCTATCACCCCCAACAAGTTCACGTCCAATATGGTCACAAAGTCCTGCTTGGTCAGCAACTCATTGGGGGCCATGGGCAAGGAGATGCCAGCATTATTCACCAGGCCCCAGAGTCCTGGGACAGTGGGAAGATGAGAGAGCATCACTGTGTTATGCCTGTGCAGGTGGACAGAGTTAGGATGCAGCTCACATCCCAATAAAGTGAAGGCAGAATGACAGGTGTGGGATGGGAAGGAGGGTAAAACAAGCACCACAGTATCTGCAGGGGTGGGGGCTGGACATTCAGCAGCTGGTGAGCCACAGAACCCagttctttcttcatttactcTTCAGGGCCCAGTCCACTGCCTGAAAGACAATAAGCTATTACCCCTATGTAAGGATTGTATGAAATCATGTTAAAGAACTATTGTCCATGTCTGGAAACATGAAGACCAATGTTTGGTTAGTTAAACATGAATGCTGTCGATGTTACAGACATTCACCTGCATTTTCAGGTATGCTAACACCTTATATAGTGAGTGTTCCGCAACCATCTGTTCATGGAATAAGAGACATGAGAGggggagagtgagggagagaagaaagacagaaaaagacagaCCTGAAATCCTAGGCTTGGGGGAACTTGGAGAACATCCTGTGTTTGATCTCTGGTCTTGAAACATCCTGCATCAATATCCAGTAACATTTTTATAGAAAGCACTGGGGAATTCCAATGCACAGGCTTTGGGAAGAGGGCGAGGTTGCATCACCCCACTCAGTACACAGACTCCACCCTCTGCCCCAGAAAATGTCACCCTCTCCGCCTACTGCATCAGAAGCCCACTCTTCATCCTTCCATCAGTCCCAAGTTCACTCAGCTCTGGGAAAATCTCTCTGGAAGACGCAAATACACAATCCCCAAGACTTCAAGTCAATAGAGTTTTCAACCCCCAGAACCAGGGGGCATGAGCACAGGGTCCCTTGAGTCTGGGCAGGGGTGACAGTTGTTGATCTGGAAGGGTTGGCCTAGGCATATGAATCCATCCCCTGCTCAATAACAGGCCCTGCCCTGATGCAAATGCAGATTCCTCCACCCAGACATCTCAGTTTTAAGAATCCAATCAATACTCACACTTACAGAGATGCTGGCCAATAAAAGTCCACCAAGATGACATTTATGATGATGAAAAGCAGGAAGGAATTTCATATTCAACCACTCAGTATGGATTACATAGGTAAGGCTATTGGAAGGATACAGTActctaaataattaaatataattttataaaaacgGTCATTATGGTCAGAAAATGTTCATCTTCTCCAGAGAActaagaacaaaatataaaatcctaaatatatataattgtaaaaaGGAATTCCATGTGGATGACAATTTCAGggaaacttttgttttcatttttattcttttcagtattttctacAAAAATCATGTTCTGCATTTattgttacataaaataaatccatgtttctttcttcctctgtaataAGACAGATGAATTAGTGtagtgaaaagaagaaagaaagaaaaagtaacccCTTACTAGTTCTGCCTTCCTTAAGCAGTCTTTATGCTGATACCCTCCTCTGAAGATGGAGATGGTCGTAGCTCTTGGCGGATGCTGATAGGCCCTAGCAAGAACAAGGTAAAGTGCTGGGAACACAAGCCTGGCTCCAGCACAGCTACAGCCTCCGTGCACCCTTGCAGCCCCGTGCTCCCTTCTCAACCATGCTCCAGCAAGTCTCCAGATCTCTAACCCAGGCTCTCAGCATCAAACAATCCATGACTTCTGCTTAGACAGGAGGGAGAGGATAGAGAGGAATTCTGGAGAGAAAATCTCATCAGGGCAAACTCTCCCCAAGACTATACACCTCCAATGTCGGGA
This sequence is a window from Theropithecus gelada isolate Dixy chromosome 11, Tgel_1.0, whole genome shotgun sequence. Protein-coding genes within it:
- the LOC112635489 gene encoding retinol dehydrogenase 16-like, which codes for MSVLCKAMWLYLAVFVGLYHLLHWYRERQVLSHLREKYVFITGCDSSFGKLLARQLDARGLRVLAACLTEKGAEQLRGQTSDRLETVTLDVTKTESVAAAAQWVKEHVGERGLWGLVNNAGISLPMAPNELLTKQDFVTILDVNLLGVIDVTLSLLPLVRKARGRVVNVSSITGQVSLFGGGYCISKYGMEAFSDSLRRELSYFGVKVAMIEPGYFKTALTSKERFLKSFLEIWDQSSPEVKEVCSEKILAVYKKFAEQLEQKCTQDLSLVTNCMEHALIACHPRTHYSAGWDAKLLYLPMSYMPTFLVDAIIYWDSASPAKAL